One genomic region from Apodemus sylvaticus chromosome 1, mApoSyl1.1, whole genome shotgun sequence encodes:
- the Ctbp2 gene encoding C-terminal-binding protein 2 isoform X2 translates to MALVDKHKVKRQRLDRICEGIRPQIMNGPLHPRPLVALLDGRDCTVEMPILKDLATVAFCDAQSTQEIHEKVLNEAVGAMMYHTITLTREDLEKFKALRVIVRIGSGYDNVDIKAAGELGIAVCNIPSAAVEETADSTVCHILNLYRRNTWLYQALREGTRVQSVEQIREVASGAARIRGETLGLIGFGRTGQAVAVRAKAFGFSVIFYDPYLQDGIERSLGVQRVYTLQDLLYQSDCVSLHCNLNEHNHHLINDFTIKQMRQGAFLVNAARGGLVDEKALAQALKEGRIRGAALDVHESEPFSFAQGPLKDAPNLICTPHTAWYSEQASLEMREAAATEIRRAITGRIPESLRNCVNKEFFVTSAPWSVIDQQAIHPELNGATYRYPPGIVGVAAGGLPPAMEGIIPGGIPVTHNLPTVAHPSQAPSPNQPTKHGDNREHPNEQ, encoded by the exons GTATCCGCCCCCAGATCATGAACGGCCCACTGCACCCCCGCCCTCTAGTGGCGCTGCTGGATGGCAGAGACTGCACGGTGGAAATGCCCATCCTGAAGGACCTGGCCACGGTGGCCTTCTGCGATGCACAGTCCACTCAGGAAATCCACGAGAAG GTGTTGAATGAGGCTGTGGGTGCCATGATGTACCACACCATCACCCTCACCAGGGAAGACCTAGAGAAGTTCAAGGCCCTAAGAGTGATTGTGCGAATCGGTAGTGGCTACGACAACGTGGACATCAAGGCTGCTGGCGAGCTCG GGATCGCTGTGTGCAACATCCCATCTGCTGCAGTGGAAGAGACAGCAGATTCGACAGTCTGCCACATCCTCAATCTGTATCGGCGGAACACATGGCTCTACCAGGCCCTTCGGGAAGGCACACGAGTACAGAGTGTGGAACAGATCCGTGAGGTCGCCTCAGGAGCTGCTCGGATCCGAGGGGAAACATTGGGCCTCATTGGCTTTG GTCGCACGGGGCAGGCAGTTGCAGTTCGAGCCAAGGCCTTTGGATTCAGCGTCATATTTTATGACCCCTACTTACAGGATGGGATAGAGCGGTCTCTGGGCGTGCAAAGGGTCTACACCCTGCAGGACTTGCTGTATCAGAGCGACTGTGTCTCCTTGCACTGCAATCTGAACGAGCACAACCACCACCTCATCAATGACTTCACTATCAAGCAG ATGAGGCAAGGAGCATTCCTTGTGAATGCAGCCCGAGGTGGCCTAGTGGATGAGAAAGCCTTAGCTCAGGCCCTCAAAGAGGGCAGGATACGAGGAGCTGCTCTGGATGTGCACGAGTCTGAGCCCTTCAG CTTCGCTCAAGGCCCATTGAAGGATGCTCCAAATCTCAtctgcacaccacacacagcctGGTACAGTGAACAAGCATCACTAGAGATGAGGGAAGCAGCTGCCACTGAGATCCGCCGAGCAATCACAG GTCGCATCCCAGAAAGCTTACGAAACTGTGTCAACAAAGAATTCTTCGtgacttcagctccttggtcagTCATTGACCAGCAAGCAATTCATCCAGAGCTCAATGGTGCCACATACAG GTACCCACCAGGCATTGTAGGTGTGGCTGCGGGAGGGCTTCCTCCAGCTATGGAAGGGATCATCCCCGGAGGCATCCCTGTGACTCACAACCTCCCCACAGTGGCACATCCATCCCAAGCTCCCTCCCCCAACCAGCCCACAAAACACGGGGACAATCGAGAGCACCCCAACGAGCAATAG
- the Ctbp2 gene encoding C-terminal-binding protein 2 isoform X3 produces the protein MNGPLHPRPLVALLDGRDCTVEMPILKDLATVAFCDAQSTQEIHEKVLNEAVGAMMYHTITLTREDLEKFKALRVIVRIGSGYDNVDIKAAGELGIAVCNIPSAAVEETADSTVCHILNLYRRNTWLYQALREGTRVQSVEQIREVASGAARIRGETLGLIGFGRTGQAVAVRAKAFGFSVIFYDPYLQDGIERSLGVQRVYTLQDLLYQSDCVSLHCNLNEHNHHLINDFTIKQMRQGAFLVNAARGGLVDEKALAQALKEGRIRGAALDVHESEPFSFAQGPLKDAPNLICTPHTAWYSEQASLEMREAAATEIRRAITGRIPESLRNCVNKEFFVTSAPWSVIDQQAIHPELNGATYRYPPGIVGVAAGGLPPAMEGIIPGGIPVTHNLPTVAHPSQAPSPNQPTKHGDNREHPNEQ, from the exons ATGAACGGCCCACTGCACCCCCGCCCTCTAGTGGCGCTGCTGGATGGCAGAGACTGCACGGTGGAAATGCCCATCCTGAAGGACCTGGCCACGGTGGCCTTCTGCGATGCACAGTCCACTCAGGAAATCCACGAGAAG GTGTTGAATGAGGCTGTGGGTGCCATGATGTACCACACCATCACCCTCACCAGGGAAGACCTAGAGAAGTTCAAGGCCCTAAGAGTGATTGTGCGAATCGGTAGTGGCTACGACAACGTGGACATCAAGGCTGCTGGCGAGCTCG GGATCGCTGTGTGCAACATCCCATCTGCTGCAGTGGAAGAGACAGCAGATTCGACAGTCTGCCACATCCTCAATCTGTATCGGCGGAACACATGGCTCTACCAGGCCCTTCGGGAAGGCACACGAGTACAGAGTGTGGAACAGATCCGTGAGGTCGCCTCAGGAGCTGCTCGGATCCGAGGGGAAACATTGGGCCTCATTGGCTTTG GTCGCACGGGGCAGGCAGTTGCAGTTCGAGCCAAGGCCTTTGGATTCAGCGTCATATTTTATGACCCCTACTTACAGGATGGGATAGAGCGGTCTCTGGGCGTGCAAAGGGTCTACACCCTGCAGGACTTGCTGTATCAGAGCGACTGTGTCTCCTTGCACTGCAATCTGAACGAGCACAACCACCACCTCATCAATGACTTCACTATCAAGCAG ATGAGGCAAGGAGCATTCCTTGTGAATGCAGCCCGAGGTGGCCTAGTGGATGAGAAAGCCTTAGCTCAGGCCCTCAAAGAGGGCAGGATACGAGGAGCTGCTCTGGATGTGCACGAGTCTGAGCCCTTCAG CTTCGCTCAAGGCCCATTGAAGGATGCTCCAAATCTCAtctgcacaccacacacagcctGGTACAGTGAACAAGCATCACTAGAGATGAGGGAAGCAGCTGCCACTGAGATCCGCCGAGCAATCACAG GTCGCATCCCAGAAAGCTTACGAAACTGTGTCAACAAAGAATTCTTCGtgacttcagctccttggtcagTCATTGACCAGCAAGCAATTCATCCAGAGCTCAATGGTGCCACATACAG GTACCCACCAGGCATTGTAGGTGTGGCTGCGGGAGGGCTTCCTCCAGCTATGGAAGGGATCATCCCCGGAGGCATCCCTGTGACTCACAACCTCCCCACAGTGGCACATCCATCCCAAGCTCCCTCCCCCAACCAGCCCACAAAACACGGGGACAATCGAGAGCACCCCAACGAGCAATAG